One stretch of Effusibacillus pohliae DSM 22757 DNA includes these proteins:
- a CDS encoding S-layer homology domain-containing protein yields MKKRISGALAAALVLGTVAPSAFAATSFNDIDSSYAKQAILELADKGILSGVGNGQFNPQGTLTREQFATIVVKALGLQANATTSSFTDVSGWSVPYVEAAYKAGIIAGVGGGKFNPTGIVTREQAAAILVKAAQYQKVSVDLNAPLNFSDASQVSDWAKQYVAAAAKLGLVKGADGKFDPQGNATREAAAALAKNLLTAIQTANYQITPGTANLAVGQAQQFSVPGAKSVVWSVSGNGVIDQNGNFVGTAPGSATITAVADGKT; encoded by the coding sequence ATGAAAAAGAGAATCTCTGGCGCTCTTGCGGCAGCACTCGTTCTTGGAACTGTAGCTCCGTCCGCATTTGCTGCTACCAGTTTCAACGACATCGACAGCTCCTACGCAAAGCAAGCGATCCTTGAACTTGCTGACAAGGGTATTCTCTCGGGTGTGGGCAACGGCCAATTCAACCCGCAAGGCACCCTGACCCGTGAGCAGTTCGCCACGATCGTTGTGAAGGCACTCGGCCTGCAAGCGAACGCAACCACCTCGTCTTTCACCGACGTATCCGGTTGGTCGGTTCCGTATGTGGAAGCTGCTTACAAAGCCGGTATTATCGCTGGCGTGGGTGGCGGCAAGTTCAATCCGACGGGGATCGTGACCCGTGAACAAGCGGCTGCTATTTTGGTGAAGGCTGCTCAATATCAAAAGGTGAGTGTTGACCTGAACGCTCCGCTCAACTTCTCGGATGCTTCTCAAGTTTCCGACTGGGCGAAGCAATATGTTGCAGCGGCAGCTAAACTGGGCCTTGTAAAAGGAGCTGACGGGAAGTTCGACCCGCAAGGCAACGCTACCCGTGAAGCGGCTGCGGCTCTTGCAAAGAACCTGTTGACTGCGATCCAAACAGCAAACTACCAAATCACTCCGGGAACGGCTAACCTGGCAGTGGGTCAAGCGCAGCAGTTCTCCGTTCCGGGTGCGAAGAGTGTGGTTTGGTCGGTATCCGGTAACGGTGTAATCGACCAAAACGGGAACTTCGTAGGTACCGCTCCTGGTTCCGCAACCATCACCGCTGTAGCGGATGGCAAGACG
- a CDS encoding glycosyltransferase, with the protein MAAPTRILYIIGGGEFGGAERHVLDLAKSLDQSEWAPRVAVFYEGELAQRLRQVQIPVTLLAPAKLSALAGIVPVRKLIREWRPAIVHTHGVRANLSGRLANKAEGSPARVITTIHSLLPLDYPVAWKRILFGCFEKWTWPYTDHFIAVSRTMLDWLLQEGLPRDRTSVIHNAIQLPPVLPRRPEYSALREELGLPQHAILVGTVARLHKVKGHTYLMQAVRKLKEERPDVHYVWVGGGEMEQELREQVRRNGLQDVIHFLGVRQDVPELLPQFDLFVLPSVYEGFGLAALEAMLAGVPVIASAVGGLLEVIEDGHDGLLVPPKNAEALYQALKRALSAPEQMEQMARAAQQKVLEQNSLPRLVRETTGLYRKILNG; encoded by the coding sequence GTGGCAGCACCGACGAGAATTCTATACATCATTGGCGGCGGTGAATTCGGCGGGGCGGAGCGGCATGTGCTCGATCTTGCGAAGTCGCTGGATCAAAGCGAGTGGGCTCCGCGTGTCGCCGTTTTCTATGAGGGGGAACTGGCGCAGCGCTTGCGCCAGGTGCAGATCCCTGTAACCCTGCTGGCGCCCGCCAAATTGTCCGCTTTGGCCGGCATCGTACCGGTGCGGAAACTGATCCGCGAGTGGCGGCCGGCGATCGTCCATACGCACGGCGTACGGGCCAACCTCTCGGGCCGTCTGGCCAACAAGGCGGAAGGGTCGCCGGCGAGAGTGATCACCACCATCCACAGCCTGCTGCCGCTCGATTATCCGGTGGCCTGGAAGCGGATCCTGTTCGGATGTTTTGAAAAATGGACCTGGCCCTACACCGATCATTTTATCGCGGTATCCCGCACGATGCTGGATTGGCTGCTGCAAGAAGGACTGCCCCGGGACCGGACGTCTGTCATCCACAATGCGATCCAGCTGCCGCCGGTTCTCCCACGGCGCCCGGAATATTCCGCTTTACGGGAAGAACTGGGCCTGCCGCAACATGCGATCCTCGTGGGAACCGTCGCCCGGCTGCACAAGGTGAAGGGGCACACGTACCTGATGCAGGCGGTTCGCAAGCTGAAGGAAGAACGTCCGGATGTCCACTACGTGTGGGTGGGCGGCGGCGAGATGGAGCAGGAATTGCGTGAACAGGTCCGCCGGAACGGGCTGCAGGATGTGATCCATTTTCTTGGCGTGCGGCAGGATGTGCCCGAACTGCTGCCGCAATTCGACCTGTTTGTGCTGCCTTCCGTCTATGAAGGATTCGGGCTGGCCGCGCTGGAGGCGATGTTGGCGGGCGTGCCGGTGATCGCTTCGGCTGTCGGCGGTTTATTGGAAGTGATTGAGGACGGCCACGACGGTTTGCTGGTTCCGCCGAAAAATGCGGAGGCTTTGTACCAAGCGCTGAAGCGGGCGCTGTCGGCGCCGGAACAGATGGAACAGATGGCGCGGGCAGCCCAGCAAAAAGTGCTGGAGCAAAACTCGTTGCCGCGACTGGTGCGGGAAACCACCGGCCTCTACAGAAAAATTTTAAACGGGTGA
- a CDS encoding CDP-alcohol phosphatidyltransferase family protein, translating to MNLPNLLTLLRLGLVPLYFLAFFSESPWSMQYALGILVLSGLTDLLDGYLARKYNWITPLGIVLDPLADKLMMLSVIISFILDGRISWLAAGLLIFRDAAMILTSAFFHFRQKQIVPATWWGKTTTVLYYMTVVAILFKWRMADFLLWSTIGLSFVTSFVYLHKFRAMNR from the coding sequence GTGAATTTGCCAAACTTGCTGACGCTGCTGCGTTTGGGATTGGTTCCGCTCTATTTTCTCGCGTTTTTCTCAGAATCGCCCTGGAGCATGCAATATGCGCTGGGAATTTTGGTGTTGTCCGGATTAACCGATTTGCTCGACGGCTACCTCGCGCGAAAATACAACTGGATCACCCCGCTCGGGATCGTCCTGGATCCGCTGGCGGACAAACTGATGATGCTGTCGGTGATCATCTCGTTTATCCTGGACGGACGGATTTCCTGGCTGGCCGCCGGACTGCTGATTTTCCGCGATGCGGCGATGATTCTCACGTCGGCGTTTTTCCATTTTCGCCAGAAGCAGATCGTGCCTGCGACCTGGTGGGGGAAGACGACGACCGTCCTGTACTATATGACGGTCGTGGCGATCCTGTTCAAATGGCGGATGGCCGATTTTCTTCTATGGAGCACGATCGGTCTCTCGTTTGTCACCAGTTTCGTGTATCTGCACAAATTCCGCGCAATGAACCGATAG
- a CDS encoding DUF2325 domain-containing protein, with protein MQLLDKWRSWFLHHIGPRVLPAVCAAHRICPPGFRTPEKVPYPLLKSYFDRRLQQDYTNPKMLIRMLRTEYPGLEEQIASLPAGCTADDAKRLNDEMENVHLVLALLLSDRQDLSDLAVRMMEQSAPFELPAEPEAPANPPDALQKENQRLAKLLDESKKAFLKQEDKWRKEFAKLRRERDSAKQELMRERKSAEAQAAAWKKQLQEAEALRQQLEREVQLLDGNLQRTREQLRKLNFENLQLLELNRSQEAAIQQLTEEVARLTALLAAPSAVKENGRAEAPLYEAPPHSDLDPVAAPPETAESVTAPIVAAESGILNTNPELPVHPPAQPDYPAIVRGILRIPVRSRFGFLSTEQGIDLFVSEKIIHAIGAQDGDELEGHLLGEYAPGLPQYHYRILQKSVEPSVHRELLGIVEDRAGWIGVRDLHDPDIFVPLHAYELPNVEIGDVVTLLFDATHPHNNRILTIHDHEQLTEEEAAGGRSARRRPAKTGDSPPDIEQSLRGKHILICGAQSNMVAQYEQAIQQRGGSVVVLESQPASIEPYVSKADVIICNTHQISHPFYWVVKSEASKQGKPLRYPISGGVSSILREVEACK; from the coding sequence ATGCAGCTGCTGGATAAATGGAGAAGCTGGTTCCTGCATCATATCGGGCCGCGCGTGCTGCCGGCCGTGTGCGCCGCCCACCGGATTTGCCCGCCGGGCTTTCGCACCCCGGAGAAAGTCCCCTATCCGCTGCTGAAATCGTATTTTGACCGGAGGCTGCAGCAGGATTACACCAATCCGAAAATGTTGATCCGCATGCTCCGGACGGAGTACCCCGGTCTGGAAGAGCAAATCGCCTCCCTGCCTGCCGGTTGTACGGCAGACGATGCGAAACGTCTGAATGATGAGATGGAAAATGTGCACCTGGTGCTGGCGCTGCTGCTGTCCGACCGCCAGGATCTGAGCGATTTGGCGGTACGGATGATGGAGCAGAGCGCTCCCTTCGAATTGCCCGCTGAACCTGAGGCGCCCGCAAATCCGCCAGACGCGCTGCAAAAGGAAAATCAGCGTCTGGCGAAACTCCTGGACGAGAGCAAGAAAGCATTTCTGAAACAAGAAGATAAATGGCGTAAGGAGTTCGCCAAACTGCGGAGAGAACGCGATTCGGCGAAACAGGAGCTGATGCGGGAACGCAAATCGGCGGAAGCGCAGGCAGCGGCGTGGAAGAAACAGCTGCAGGAAGCAGAAGCGTTGCGGCAGCAGCTTGAACGCGAAGTGCAGCTGTTGGACGGAAACCTGCAGCGGACACGCGAGCAGCTTCGCAAACTGAATTTTGAAAATCTGCAGCTGCTGGAACTCAACCGCTCGCAGGAAGCAGCGATTCAACAATTGACGGAAGAAGTCGCCCGGTTAACCGCACTGCTGGCCGCTCCTTCCGCCGTGAAGGAAAACGGCCGGGCGGAAGCGCCGCTCTATGAGGCGCCGCCCCATTCGGATTTGGATCCCGTTGCGGCACCGCCGGAAACGGCAGAATCGGTTACGGCACCGATCGTCGCTGCCGAATCGGGCATTCTCAATACCAATCCGGAGCTGCCTGTCCACCCGCCCGCCCAACCAGATTACCCGGCGATTGTCCGCGGCATCCTGCGGATTCCTGTTCGTTCCCGGTTTGGATTTCTCAGCACGGAGCAGGGCATTGATCTGTTTGTTTCGGAAAAAATTATCCATGCGATCGGCGCCCAGGATGGCGACGAACTGGAAGGGCACCTGCTGGGTGAGTATGCTCCCGGACTGCCGCAGTATCATTACCGGATTTTGCAAAAAAGTGTGGAACCTTCCGTCCACCGGGAGCTGCTTGGAATCGTTGAGGATCGGGCCGGCTGGATCGGAGTCCGCGATTTGCACGATCCCGACATATTTGTCCCGCTGCATGCATATGAACTGCCGAATGTGGAGATCGGGGATGTGGTCACCCTTTTATTTGATGCCACACATCCGCATAACAACCGGATTTTGACCATCCACGATCACGAGCAGCTGACGGAAGAAGAAGCTGCCGGCGGACGATCTGCCCGCCGCCGGCCGGCCAAAACGGGGGACAGCCCGCCGGACATCGAACAATCGCTCAGAGGCAAGCACATTCTGATCTGCGGCGCCCAATCCAATATGGTGGCCCAATACGAACAGGCGATTCAGCAGCGGGGCGGTTCGGTGGTCGTATTGGAAAGCCAGCCTGCCTCCATCGAACCGTATGTGAGCAAGGCGGACGTGATCATCTGCAACACACACCAGATCAGCCATCCGTTTTATTGGGTGGTCAAATCGGAAGCGTCCAAACAAGGCAAACCGCTCCGCTACCCGATCTCAGGCGGCGTCTCGTCGATCCTGCGAGAGGTGGAAGCGTGCAAATAG
- a CDS encoding S-layer homology domain-containing protein translates to MNRNKHQRKQRLSPKILAAALTVAQAAPWMVSTAAAASTFQDIPPNHWAAPAVESLRSQGIVSGRTPQIFAPDDPITRAEFTTLLVKALKLPLTQNTSQVFKDVNPNFYAFAYIQTAYLHNLVKGTSSDTFDPYAPITRQDMATMIVSALQIADVPDWVVQTSLPFRDVSSIRDYAKKPVAASRYLGVIAGYMDQTFRPLNKATRAEAAGMVYNMLNVPGDKLQQIKQAELKHLAFSQSDYGTYKPTQPVQITVRVNDDKGQLVQTDNNRKLILTVNGPDGQSVLEAATVNGLAAFTVSKTKAGVYSLAVSGSGAVADGSAKFQVVPGDFAQFKMFVSPSPFVRVGSTVQLNGKGYDQWDNEVPLTQGPVQFSVNNPNLGKIGSTGSPSSGTFTAGGTSGSVTVTASYSGQAVSKQITIYNSAADLVSGKGDWMMWRDWHNYPVKDTIQRYKDAGVTHVFTLVSTTSDGFFGQDMMDDFLYQAHDAGITVIGWVYAANKDPYKDAGQTLQVLNYTTPQGQRFDALAADLEENLYQWHQEEFAKSIRNTMGPNYPMIAVVYPATWGKNQPWSVYAKYYDVMAPMLYWHNKVKPYTYQEVYDAVAAEVPKMKELTRPDMPVHIIGQSYNMFDDPNQAPTWEEIQGAMRAAKDKGAIGYSTYRGRTATWAEWAEFAVFNWSK, encoded by the coding sequence GTGAACAGAAACAAGCATCAACGCAAGCAGCGGTTGTCGCCGAAAATCCTCGCCGCGGCCTTGACTGTTGCGCAGGCGGCTCCGTGGATGGTCAGCACGGCAGCAGCTGCGTCGACGTTCCAGGACATCCCGCCCAACCATTGGGCAGCGCCGGCGGTCGAATCGCTCAGGTCGCAGGGCATTGTGTCAGGCAGAACCCCGCAGATTTTTGCGCCTGACGATCCCATCACCCGGGCGGAATTCACGACGCTCTTGGTGAAAGCGCTGAAACTGCCGCTCACCCAGAACACCTCCCAGGTGTTCAAGGATGTCAACCCGAATTTTTATGCGTTTGCCTACATTCAAACCGCATATCTGCACAACCTCGTGAAAGGTACATCTTCCGATACATTTGATCCGTATGCGCCGATCACCCGCCAGGACATGGCGACAATGATTGTCTCCGCCCTGCAGATCGCCGATGTACCCGATTGGGTCGTGCAGACCTCGCTGCCGTTCCGGGATGTCTCCAGTATCCGGGACTATGCCAAAAAACCGGTTGCCGCTTCCCGCTATCTGGGTGTGATTGCAGGGTATATGGACCAGACCTTCCGCCCCCTGAACAAGGCGACCCGCGCGGAGGCAGCCGGCATGGTGTACAACATGCTGAATGTGCCTGGCGACAAGCTGCAGCAGATAAAGCAAGCGGAACTGAAACACCTTGCATTCAGCCAATCGGATTACGGTACATACAAGCCGACCCAGCCCGTCCAGATCACCGTCAGAGTAAACGACGACAAGGGGCAGCTGGTGCAGACGGATAACAACCGCAAACTGATACTGACCGTGAATGGTCCGGACGGGCAATCGGTGTTGGAAGCGGCCACTGTGAACGGGCTTGCGGCGTTTACCGTATCGAAAACAAAAGCCGGGGTTTACAGCCTCGCCGTATCCGGCAGCGGGGCGGTCGCGGACGGTTCGGCCAAGTTCCAGGTGGTGCCGGGCGATTTTGCGCAATTCAAAATGTTTGTCTCGCCTTCCCCGTTTGTCCGGGTCGGTTCAACGGTGCAGCTGAACGGCAAGGGGTACGACCAGTGGGATAATGAAGTGCCTCTGACGCAGGGACCGGTTCAGTTTAGCGTGAACAATCCGAACCTGGGGAAAATTGGTTCGACCGGCAGCCCGTCGTCTGGCACGTTTACGGCCGGAGGCACCAGCGGCTCGGTGACGGTCACCGCTTCCTACAGCGGCCAAGCGGTCTCCAAGCAAATCACGATCTACAACTCGGCCGCCGATCTGGTCAGCGGAAAAGGCGACTGGATGATGTGGCGCGATTGGCACAACTATCCTGTCAAAGACACGATCCAACGTTACAAGGACGCCGGAGTGACGCATGTCTTCACGCTGGTATCAACGACCAGCGATGGATTCTTCGGGCAGGACATGATGGACGATTTCCTGTACCAGGCGCATGACGCGGGAATCACTGTCATCGGCTGGGTGTACGCGGCCAACAAAGATCCTTACAAGGACGCCGGACAGACGCTGCAGGTACTCAACTACACGACCCCGCAGGGACAGAGATTCGATGCGCTGGCGGCCGATCTGGAAGAGAATCTGTATCAATGGCACCAGGAAGAGTTCGCCAAATCGATCCGCAACACCATGGGGCCGAATTACCCGATGATCGCGGTCGTCTATCCGGCCACCTGGGGCAAAAATCAACCCTGGTCGGTTTACGCGAAATATTATGATGTGATGGCGCCGATGCTCTACTGGCATAATAAGGTGAAACCCTACACCTACCAGGAAGTGTACGACGCGGTCGCCGCCGAGGTGCCCAAAATGAAGGAGCTCACGCGTCCGGATATGCCGGTTCACATCATCGGGCAGTCGTACAACATGTTTGATGACCCAAATCAGGCGCCCACCTGGGAGGAAATCCAGGGTGCGATGCGGGCAGCCAAAGACAAAGGAGCGATCGGCTATTCGACCTACCGCGGACGGACGGCCACCTGGGCTGAATGGGCGGAATTCGCCGTATTCAATTGGTCCAAGTAA
- a CDS encoding YigZ family protein translates to MLTSYKTIKGYGEATTIIKKSEFIGYAMPAETEEAAVAFIQSIQKKHWDATHNCYAYQIGPHDEFQKSNDDGEPSGTAGKPILEVIKRKVLKNVVVVVTRYFGGIMLGAGGLVRAYGQAADAALQAAGIVTRSLLQTVHVEIDYTWLGKVEHETLQAGCFIDQTEYADRVRLSVLVPVEETEPYRKRIANATHGQAEISLGDPVYALIQEGKLLHK, encoded by the coding sequence ATGCTTACATCATACAAAACGATCAAAGGCTACGGTGAAGCAACGACCATCATCAAAAAATCGGAGTTTATCGGCTACGCGATGCCGGCCGAAACGGAAGAAGCGGCAGTCGCTTTCATCCAGTCCATCCAAAAAAAGCACTGGGACGCCACCCACAATTGCTACGCGTACCAGATCGGTCCGCATGACGAATTTCAGAAATCGAACGACGACGGGGAACCGTCCGGTACGGCCGGGAAGCCGATCCTGGAAGTGATCAAGCGAAAGGTCCTGAAAAATGTGGTCGTCGTCGTCACCCGCTATTTTGGCGGCATCATGCTGGGCGCCGGAGGATTGGTGAGAGCGTACGGACAGGCGGCGGATGCCGCGCTGCAGGCGGCCGGAATCGTCACCCGTTCGCTGTTGCAAACGGTGCATGTGGAAATCGACTACACGTGGCTGGGCAAGGTCGAACATGAAACCCTGCAGGCCGGCTGCTTCATCGACCAAACCGAATATGCCGATCGCGTGCGTCTATCCGTTTTGGTTCCCGTCGAGGAAACCGAACCGTATCGGAAGCGAATCGCCAACGCCACACACGGCCAGGCGGAGATCTCCTTGGGCGACCCCGTGTACGCGCTGATCCAGGAAGGGAAGCTGCTGCACAAATAA
- a CDS encoding O-antigen ligase family protein yields the protein MERFKLWSLTALCFFPAVDFLLRKIPVAGSVVGPLWDKLILTGLAALAAGRFLAGERLEPLPHYRMLKAFWLLGIAYLAVGLASFSIDFEGFRAIYWYSLFAFVLPFCVDRALAEKLVRYALFAALLIGLHGVYQYVTKAPMPPGWVDASETVRTRVYSVFGSPNIMGSYMALMFPIAAGMTLSTRSTRERVLFALIALVTLASLLFTYTRGAWLALFAALAVTAALFDRRLLLLILIAAVAAMFVPQVHTRVFQLFDKVYWLKAARDGRIARWLTAYDVIRGNPFFGAGMGHFGGAVAARRLGINYVDNYYAKTAAEMGLVGLSAMLALFVTVVRDLYSRIFKPLRARQEWPLLLGMFTGILAVLLQNGVENVFEVPAMNFLFWFFVSLTVILTRSGEKEGHTA from the coding sequence ATGGAAAGATTCAAATTGTGGAGTCTCACCGCGCTTTGTTTTTTTCCGGCCGTCGATTTCCTGCTGCGGAAAATTCCGGTCGCAGGCTCCGTCGTCGGCCCCTTGTGGGATAAGCTGATTTTGACGGGACTCGCCGCGCTGGCGGCAGGCCGCTTCCTGGCCGGCGAACGCCTGGAACCGCTGCCGCATTACCGGATGTTGAAAGCGTTTTGGCTGCTTGGAATCGCCTACCTGGCGGTCGGACTCGCCAGCTTCTCCATCGATTTCGAAGGATTCCGCGCGATTTACTGGTATTCGCTCTTCGCGTTTGTGCTTCCCTTCTGCGTGGACCGGGCATTGGCGGAAAAACTGGTCCGTTACGCCTTGTTTGCCGCTCTGCTGATCGGTCTGCACGGCGTTTATCAATATGTCACGAAAGCTCCGATGCCGCCCGGCTGGGTTGACGCAAGCGAAACGGTGCGCACGCGGGTGTATTCCGTCTTTGGCAGCCCGAACATTATGGGCAGCTATATGGCCCTGATGTTCCCGATCGCCGCCGGTATGACGCTGAGCACCCGTTCGACCAGGGAGCGGGTGCTGTTCGCTTTGATTGCACTCGTCACCCTGGCATCGCTTTTGTTCACGTACACGCGCGGCGCCTGGCTGGCGTTGTTTGCCGCCCTGGCTGTGACCGCCGCTTTGTTTGACCGCCGGCTGTTGCTTCTGATCCTGATTGCCGCGGTCGCCGCGATGTTTGTACCGCAGGTTCATACTCGGGTGTTCCAGCTGTTCGACAAAGTGTACTGGCTGAAAGCTGCCCGCGACGGCCGGATCGCCCGCTGGCTGACCGCGTATGACGTGATTCGCGGGAACCCGTTTTTCGGGGCGGGGATGGGGCATTTCGGCGGCGCCGTGGCCGCCCGCCGGTTGGGCATCAATTATGTGGACAACTATTACGCAAAGACGGCGGCTGAAATGGGACTGGTCGGTTTGTCCGCGATGCTCGCCTTATTCGTCACGGTGGTGCGGGATTTGTACAGCCGCATTTTTAAGCCGCTGCGGGCCCGGCAGGAGTGGCCGCTGCTGCTTGGCATGTTTACCGGAATTCTGGCCGTGCTGCTGCAAAACGGGGTCGAAAACGTATTCGAGGTCCCGGCGATGAACTTCCTGTTCTGGTTCTTCGTCAGCCTCACGGTGATCCTCACCCGATCCGGCGAGAAGGAGGGACACACTGCATGA
- a CDS encoding ATP-binding protein, producing the protein MAIVSEEQLLKVLTAFNSWWTTGRVPKELAKPIKRFAFYEARQILHHPEIRRAVLLSGARRVGKTTVVYQLIEDLLQREVNRRHILYASFDHPVLKFCDIGRLLELYQNNIAPGVQEIYLFFDEVQYAKDWDHWMKILYDMNPHYRIVATGSASPVLLAKAAESGVGRWKNVRVPTLSFHEYIDLLGIREKPLLDRGIKPTELGTWSHTQWKELMLSLYPLQTYFHQYLMVGGFPEIALGNDIAYGQRVLREDVVDKVLKRDMTVLYNIRNVDDLEKIFLYLCFHSGSIISQDAIASEIGLSRPTVGIYIELLEQANLIYISKPVDLSGKKVLKARPKIYLADAALRNAVLMQEEEVLANPDEMGILIETAVYKHIASFYYHRLPKIGYYRDAKTKKEVDVVVALPRAKILVEVKYREDARIRETDAIVELANDEEVGGAIVVTKKAEDYGTLPFETAVPIVKIPAFAFLYLLGHAEKQGYLHASTSRRIDETPPEIG; encoded by the coding sequence ATGGCGATTGTTTCGGAAGAACAACTGCTGAAAGTTCTTACCGCTTTTAATTCATGGTGGACAACTGGCCGCGTCCCCAAGGAGCTGGCGAAGCCTATCAAGCGTTTTGCGTTTTATGAAGCCCGACAGATTTTGCATCATCCGGAAATCCGGCGGGCGGTTCTGCTTTCCGGCGCCCGTCGCGTCGGCAAAACGACTGTCGTTTACCAATTGATCGAGGACCTGCTGCAAAGAGAAGTGAACAGGCGCCACATTCTTTATGCATCCTTTGACCATCCGGTACTGAAGTTTTGTGACATCGGCCGGCTGTTAGAATTATACCAGAATAACATTGCCCCTGGTGTGCAAGAGATCTATCTGTTCTTTGACGAAGTCCAATATGCGAAGGATTGGGATCACTGGATGAAGATCCTGTATGATATGAACCCGCACTATCGAATCGTTGCCACCGGTTCAGCCAGTCCGGTGCTTCTGGCAAAGGCGGCGGAAAGCGGAGTGGGACGCTGGAAGAATGTGCGGGTTCCGACCCTCTCCTTCCACGAATACATTGATCTGTTAGGAATACGTGAAAAACCTTTGTTGGACCGGGGAATCAAGCCGACTGAACTCGGGACGTGGTCCCATACGCAGTGGAAGGAACTGATGCTGTCTTTGTATCCGCTGCAGACCTATTTCCATCAATACCTGATGGTCGGAGGATTTCCCGAAATCGCGTTGGGAAACGATATCGCCTACGGCCAGAGGGTGCTTCGGGAAGATGTGGTCGACAAAGTGTTGAAGCGGGATATGACCGTATTGTATAACATTCGAAATGTGGACGATCTGGAGAAAATATTTTTGTATCTCTGTTTCCACAGCGGCAGTATCATTTCGCAGGATGCGATTGCGAGCGAAATTGGCTTGTCGAGACCGACGGTGGGAATTTACATCGAATTGCTAGAACAGGCCAATCTGATCTACATCAGCAAACCGGTTGACTTGTCAGGCAAAAAAGTGTTGAAAGCCCGCCCGAAAATCTACCTGGCGGATGCCGCTTTGCGGAATGCGGTGCTGATGCAGGAGGAAGAGGTGCTCGCCAATCCGGACGAAATGGGAATTCTGATTGAAACTGCCGTCTATAAACACATCGCATCTTTTTACTATCATCGGCTGCCGAAGATCGGGTATTATCGGGATGCCAAAACGAAAAAAGAAGTGGACGTAGTGGTCGCACTGCCAAGAGCGAAAATCCTGGTCGAGGTGAAGTACCGGGAGGATGCCCGGATTCGCGAAACGGACGCGATCGTGGAATTGGCGAACGACGAGGAGGTGGGAGGTGCGATCGTCGTCACGAAAAAAGCGGAAGACTATGGCACGCTCCCTTTTGAAACAGCGGTTCCGATCGTAAAAATTCCGGCATTCGCGTTCTTGTACTTGCTCGGGCACGCAGAAAAACAGGGCTATTTGCACGCTTCCACCTCTCGCAGGATCGACGAGACGCCGCCTGAGATCGGGTAG
- the fabZ gene encoding 3-hydroxyacyl-ACP dehydratase FabZ gives MLNIDQIKEIIPHRYPFLLVDRILELETGRRAVGVKNVTANEPFFAGHFPQYPVMPGVLVVEAMAQVGAVALLSVEENKGRLAFFAGIDNVRFRQQVRPGDTLHMEVEILSVRRSIGKGKAVAKVGDKVVCEAELMFALGDAQ, from the coding sequence ATGCTGAACATCGATCAAATCAAGGAAATCATTCCGCACCGCTACCCGTTTTTGCTGGTGGATCGCATTCTGGAACTGGAAACCGGCAGGCGGGCGGTCGGTGTCAAGAATGTGACGGCGAACGAACCTTTTTTTGCCGGACATTTCCCGCAATATCCGGTGATGCCGGGTGTGCTGGTCGTCGAAGCGATGGCGCAGGTGGGAGCGGTCGCGCTGCTCTCGGTGGAAGAGAACAAGGGCCGCCTGGCTTTTTTTGCGGGGATCGACAATGTGCGGTTCCGGCAGCAGGTGCGGCCGGGTGACACGTTACATATGGAAGTGGAGATTCTGTCTGTCAGACGAAGCATCGGCAAAGGCAAAGCGGTTGCGAAAGTGGGAGACAAAGTGGTGTGCGAGGCGGAATTGATGTTCGCCCTGGGGGATGCGCAGTAA